The sequence GAAGGCCAAGGCGGCGGGCGCGACCGTGCGCGTGCGGCAGTTCCGCAGCGCGATCGGCTACGGGCCCGACCAGCACCAGACGTTGCGCGGGCTCGGGCTGGGCAAGCCGAACCAGGTGCGCGAGCTCGTCGACACGCCGGCCGTGCGCGGCATG comes from Myxococcota bacterium and encodes:
- the rpmD gene encoding 50S ribosomal protein L30, with product MRVRQFRSAIGYGPDQHQTLRGLGLGKPNQVRELVDTPAVRGMIRKVSHLVQVENG